The following are encoded together in the Lactuca sativa cultivar Salinas chromosome 1, Lsat_Salinas_v11, whole genome shotgun sequence genome:
- the LOC128128934 gene encoding uncharacterized protein LOC128128934 → MFRDEYVPPVERERLVQEFLTLKQGTDSVAAITRKFHERAMFCPELVATEQARMSRYLGVLRREIREFVSNSTYHTFTELQANARKREIELETQAREEAESQQADRRPAQSQPAAKRIKSADSRTGGSKNRTCVKCGKGHDGACRAGACYKCGKEGHIARECPKGFMVCFHCNQTGHRKAECPQLRQGSAPVARTTETRPVKVEAPRARGRAFQLTAEEVRAAPDVVAGTSEDRGKAPA, encoded by the exons atgttcagggatgagtacgttcccccggtggagcgggaacgattggttcaggagttcttaaccctcaagcagggtactgattcggtggcggcgatcacgcggaagttccacgagagggcgatgttttgccccgagctagtggccacagagcaggctcggatgagccggtacttgggtgttctgaggagggagatccgggagtttgtgtcaaactccacttaccatacttttactgagcttcaggcgaatgccaggaagcgtgagatcgagttagagactcaggccagggaggaggccgagtctcagcaggcagaccggcgaccggctcagtctcagccggcagccaagcggatcaagtccgccgattcgaggacgggaggttcgaagaaccgcacttgcgtaaagtgcggtaagggtcacgatggggcgtgtcgagccggtgcttgctacaagtgtggcaaggagggacacattgctagggagtgtcccaagggatttatggtttgctttcattgcaaccagaccggccatcggaaggccgagtgccctcagcttcgtcagggatctgcacctgttgccaggactactgagactcgaccggtgaaggtcgaggccccgagggctcgtgggagagcctttcagctgactgcggaggaggtccgcgctgcgcccgatgttgtggcag gtactagcgaggaccgtgggaaggcgccggcatga